From a single Thalassospira sp. ER-Se-21-Dark genomic region:
- a CDS encoding methyl-accepting chemotaxis protein produces the protein MGLSFKRGAKPSSSKKKNTTKTNKAGLGVREKLAGAFFLVGLIAILAAAVSVFSFTKFGNQLDTIAYEQLPPMFAAQQLATTSAKIVASAPRIIAASTVEEEQAVKADLDVMLANLQENLAVLSQSGLPEETLSVIETNGQSLAESLQELHDTTIERFEVAGQLSDSLAKFQQLTGKYNSMIQPILSASQTKITEVTSQVHDLRQAGAFLTDEQEASTKGLLFKLDELMAAQAPILQLANSGAEISNTVLSAASSDDRMQLRIMGVQVRGAVGVVANTIAELENEKLKKFYEGLLGDIKKLSMGRKSISSLRSEELKLADDQIDIVEDSAEFAAAMEDGVNALVADLQSGVDKSADTASTLTQQSSLVMYGVGAAAIIIPLLIYLVYVRGNLLRRLAGLQKSMISLADGDLDAAVPSGGSDEISAMGRAVDVFKANAIKVRDMQAEEERLNRERNEALRDELLSLADTLQGEVESAVTEIATLAEQLQGVSGQMTDSAELVSGQSDEVSKSADEATGNVETVASATEQLSSSNAEINRQMAETTRISNEAAQRAQHTNELVNSLSQSASRIGEVIALITDIAEQTNLLALNATIEAARAGDAGKGFAVVAAEVKNLANQTEKATEEISGQISGIQKATGESVTAIGEIGSIIDSLNEIATTISAAVEQQGAATDEITRNVRGAADRTRAVSASIAEVANETGRTGQLSGEVLNTSRSASEKVSELRTRITVILDDLRQQARDRAA, from the coding sequence ATGGGTTTAAGTTTCAAGCGCGGCGCAAAGCCGTCATCGTCAAAAAAGAAGAACACAACAAAGACGAACAAAGCAGGGCTTGGCGTACGTGAAAAGTTGGCGGGTGCCTTCTTTCTTGTCGGTCTGATTGCAATCTTGGCTGCGGCCGTATCGGTCTTCTCTTTTACCAAATTCGGCAACCAGCTTGACACGATTGCCTACGAGCAACTTCCGCCAATGTTTGCTGCCCAGCAGCTCGCAACAACCAGTGCGAAAATTGTGGCCTCCGCACCACGCATTATCGCGGCATCCACCGTTGAAGAAGAACAGGCGGTCAAGGCTGACCTTGATGTGATGCTTGCAAACTTGCAGGAAAATCTTGCGGTGCTGAGCCAGTCGGGCCTTCCAGAAGAAACGCTGTCGGTGATCGAAACCAATGGCCAAAGCCTTGCTGAGTCGCTTCAGGAACTTCATGACACGACGATTGAACGTTTCGAGGTCGCAGGCCAACTTTCGGATTCCCTTGCGAAGTTCCAGCAACTGACCGGCAAATACAACTCGATGATCCAGCCGATCCTGTCGGCATCCCAAACCAAAATCACCGAAGTTACCAGCCAGGTTCATGACTTGCGTCAGGCTGGCGCCTTCTTGACCGATGAACAGGAAGCCTCAACCAAGGGACTTCTGTTTAAACTCGATGAATTGATGGCAGCCCAGGCCCCTATCCTGCAGCTTGCGAATAGTGGTGCTGAAATCAGCAACACCGTTCTGTCCGCCGCGTCATCAGACGATCGCATGCAGCTTCGCATCATGGGCGTTCAGGTTCGTGGGGCGGTTGGTGTCGTTGCCAATACCATTGCTGAACTTGAGAACGAGAAGCTCAAGAAATTCTATGAAGGCCTGCTTGGCGACATCAAAAAGCTGTCGATGGGCCGCAAAAGCATTTCATCCCTGCGCAGCGAAGAACTTAAACTGGCCGACGACCAGATCGACATCGTTGAAGACAGCGCCGAATTTGCCGCCGCGATGGAAGATGGTGTGAACGCGCTTGTCGCCGATCTTCAATCCGGCGTCGACAAATCAGCCGACACCGCAAGCACCCTGACCCAGCAAAGCTCGCTGGTGATGTACGGCGTTGGTGCCGCGGCGATCATTATTCCGCTTCTGATCTATCTGGTTTATGTGCGTGGCAACCTGTTGCGTCGCCTTGCCGGTCTTCAGAAATCGATGATTTCGCTGGCTGATGGCGATCTTGATGCGGCCGTTCCATCAGGTGGCAGTGACGAAATTTCTGCCATGGGCCGTGCGGTTGATGTGTTCAAGGCAAACGCGATCAAGGTCCGCGACATGCAGGCCGAGGAAGAACGCCTGAACCGTGAACGCAACGAGGCACTGCGCGACGAATTGCTGTCACTTGCTGATACCCTGCAGGGTGAAGTCGAAAGTGCGGTGACTGAAATCGCCACCCTTGCCGAACAGCTTCAAGGCGTATCAGGTCAGATGACCGACAGTGCCGAACTGGTGTCAGGTCAGAGTGACGAGGTCTCGAAATCGGCCGATGAAGCCACCGGCAATGTCGAAACCGTTGCCTCCGCCACCGAGCAGCTTTCAAGCTCGAACGCGGAGATTAACCGTCAGATGGCGGAAACCACGCGTATTTCGAACGAAGCCGCGCAACGCGCGCAACACACCAACGAACTGGTCAACAGCCTGTCGCAGTCGGCAAGCCGCATTGGCGAGGTGATCGCACTGATCACCGACATTGCGGAGCAGACCAACCTTCTGGCGCTGAACGCCACCATCGAGGCGGCACGCGCCGGCGATGCTGGCAAGGGCTTTGCTGTTGTCGCGGCAGAGGTCAAAAACCTTGCCAACCAGACCGAAAAGGCGACCGAGGAAATCTCGGGACAGATTTCCGGCATTCAGAAAGCAACCGGTGAATCTGTCACCGCCATTGGCGAAATCGGCTCGATCATTGATAGCCTCAACGAGATTGCCACGACGATTTCGGCCGCGGTTGAACAGCAAGGGGCCGCAACCGACGAAATCACGCGTAACGTGCGTGGTGCGGCGGACCGAACGCGCGCTGTGTCGGCATCGATTGCCGAGGTTGCCAATGAAACCGGCCGCACCGGCCAGTTGTCTGGTGAAGTGCTTAACACGTCGCGTTCGGCATCCGAGAAAGTCAGTGAACTGCGCACGCGCATTACTGTCATCCTTGATGATTTGCGTCAGCAGGCCCGTGATCGCGCGGCGTAA
- a CDS encoding methyl-accepting chemotaxis protein: MGTKFGVQSKLLISFAVVGLMAVISAIVGAISFNQFGSALNTITEEKLPPIAAAQSLATGSAEIVAIAPRIVAAANPEEETAINDELAVRLEELNVRIAEIEATGFMPAVIASINDNRALLEDNLKQLHEVTQERFQISDEKAAKLEEFQNLAKRYGDTLKPVLSYTQNDIAQGSEYASSFEEDPSKKYSADKEEILESFQKFASAIETRTPILDIERLGSAASNMIISSTTETQAVRLSIIPVRIRGTYTDALSKLEELDNDRLKAFYVDLIDKMQKLSVGEGSLPELRKRELEATEQSQALVVQSGEYANAMRNSVAELVAGLNAEVNDAAAQAKVVEKQSLTALFVVAVAAIIISLAIYVLYVRGNVLRRLGGLQKTMVQLADGNLDVVVPSKGNDEISAMGRAVDVFKDNALKVQAMQAEEERLNHERNEALRDELLALADTLQNEVESAVNEIAALGDQLQGVSGQMTSSAELVSGQTEEVASSAQEATGNVETVAAATEQLSASNAEINRQMAESTRISNEASNRAQETNELVVSLSQSADRIGEVIALITDIAEQTNLLALNATIEAARAGDAGKGFAVVAAEVKNLANQTEKATEEISGQISGIQKATGESVNAIGDIGRIIENINEIATTISAAVEEQGAATDEITRNVRGAADRTRSVSASINEVANETSKTGELSSQVLATAQDASQKVENLRSRINGILDDLRKQAHDRAAS; this comes from the coding sequence ATGGGAACTAAATTCGGGGTCCAAAGCAAACTTTTGATATCGTTTGCTGTGGTCGGATTGATGGCAGTGATTTCTGCCATTGTCGGTGCTATTTCCTTCAATCAGTTCGGTAGTGCGCTTAATACCATTACCGAAGAAAAGCTTCCGCCGATTGCCGCGGCTCAGTCACTGGCAACCGGAAGTGCCGAAATTGTCGCCATTGCGCCACGCATCGTGGCCGCTGCCAATCCGGAAGAAGAAACCGCGATTAACGACGAACTTGCGGTTCGTCTTGAAGAGCTTAATGTCCGCATCGCTGAAATTGAGGCGACCGGCTTTATGCCCGCGGTAATTGCAAGCATCAACGACAATCGCGCCCTGCTTGAGGATAACCTCAAACAGCTGCATGAAGTGACCCAGGAACGTTTCCAGATCAGCGACGAAAAAGCCGCGAAACTCGAAGAGTTCCAGAATCTGGCGAAACGGTATGGTGACACCCTGAAGCCGGTGCTGTCCTATACCCAGAACGACATCGCCCAAGGCAGCGAATACGCCTCGTCCTTTGAAGAAGACCCTTCAAAGAAATACAGCGCGGACAAAGAAGAAATTCTTGAGTCCTTCCAGAAGTTCGCATCAGCGATCGAGACGCGCACGCCGATCCTTGATATCGAGCGTCTGGGTTCTGCCGCATCAAACATGATCATTTCCAGCACCACGGAAACCCAGGCGGTGCGCCTGTCGATCATTCCGGTGCGTATTCGCGGAACGTACACCGATGCGCTGAGCAAGCTTGAAGAGCTTGATAATGATCGCCTCAAGGCATTCTATGTCGATCTGATCGACAAGATGCAGAAGCTTTCGGTTGGTGAAGGTAGCCTGCCTGAACTGCGCAAACGTGAACTTGAGGCCACCGAACAAAGCCAGGCGCTGGTTGTGCAGAGTGGCGAATATGCCAACGCAATGCGTAACAGCGTTGCCGAACTGGTTGCCGGTCTGAATGCAGAAGTCAATGATGCCGCCGCCCAGGCAAAAGTTGTCGAGAAACAGAGCCTGACTGCCCTGTTTGTTGTCGCCGTCGCAGCCATCATTATCTCGCTTGCGATTTATGTGCTGTATGTGCGTGGCAACGTTCTGCGCCGTCTTGGCGGTTTGCAGAAAACCATGGTTCAGCTTGCTGATGGCAACCTTGATGTCGTCGTGCCATCCAAGGGCAATGACGAAATCAGCGCCATGGGCCGTGCGGTTGATGTCTTTAAGGACAACGCCCTTAAGGTCCAGGCCATGCAGGCCGAGGAAGAACGCCTTAACCATGAACGCAACGAAGCACTTCGTGACGAGTTGCTGGCACTGGCCGATACCCTGCAGAACGAAGTTGAAAGTGCCGTGAACGAAATCGCGGCCCTTGGTGATCAGCTTCAAGGCGTTTCCGGTCAGATGACGTCAAGTGCGGAACTGGTTTCGGGTCAGACCGAAGAAGTTGCAAGCTCTGCACAGGAAGCGACCGGCAACGTTGAAACGGTTGCCGCTGCGACCGAACAGCTGTCGGCATCGAATGCGGAAATCAACCGTCAGATGGCGGAATCGACCCGTATCTCGAACGAAGCATCCAACCGTGCACAGGAAACCAACGAACTTGTGGTCAGCCTGTCGCAGTCTGCAGACCGCATTGGCGAAGTGATCGCACTGATCACCGACATTGCCGAGCAGACCAACCTTCTGGCACTGAACGCCACCATCGAGGCGGCACGTGCCGGGGATGCGGGCAAGGGCTTTGCGGTTGTTGCTGCCGAGGTCAAAAACCTTGCCAACCAGACGGAAAAAGCCACCGAGGAAATTTCTGGCCAGATTTCGGGCATTCAGAAAGCCACCGGTGAGTCCGTCAATGCCATCGGCGATATCGGCCGTATCATTGAAAACATCAATGAGATCGCGACCACCATCTCGGCCGCGGTCGAGGAACAGGGTGCCGCCACCGACGAGATCACGCGCAACGTGCGCGGGGCTGCGGATCGCACGCGTTCTGTATCGGCCTCGATCAACGAGGTTGCCAATGAAACCAGCAAGACAGGCGAACTGTCCAGTCAGGTTCTGGCAACTGCACAGGATGCATCGCAGAAGGTCGAAAACCTGCGTTCGCGGATCAACGGCATTCTGGATGATCTGCGCAAACAGGCACATGATCGCGCAGCATCCTGA
- a CDS encoding YebC/PmpR family DNA-binding transcriptional regulator, with protein sequence MAGHSQFKNIMHRKGAQDKKRAKIFTKLAREITVAAKISEDIDSNPRLRAAISAARAQNMPKDNIDRAIKKATGAGEGDNYEEVRYEGYGTAGVAVIVEALTDNRNRTASEVRAAFTKHGGNLGETGSVGFMFNRVGEIVYPIDKADADEIFEAALEAGAANAESDDQNHVIDTEIEDLNAVREALTEKFGDPESAKLVFRATTEADISVEQAQSIMKLVDVLEDNDDVQNVWTNVNWTDEIVAGLDN encoded by the coding sequence ATGGCCGGCCATTCCCAATTTAAGAACATCATGCACCGCAAAGGTGCGCAGGATAAAAAGCGCGCCAAGATCTTCACCAAACTCGCGCGTGAAATCACTGTTGCCGCGAAAATCAGCGAAGACATCGACAGCAACCCGCGTCTGCGTGCGGCGATTTCTGCGGCTCGTGCCCAGAACATGCCCAAGGACAACATCGATCGTGCCATCAAAAAGGCGACCGGTGCAGGCGAGGGCGACAACTACGAAGAAGTTCGCTACGAGGGTTATGGCACCGCTGGTGTTGCCGTCATCGTCGAAGCACTGACCGACAACCGTAACCGTACCGCATCCGAAGTGCGTGCTGCCTTCACCAAGCATGGCGGCAACCTGGGTGAAACCGGTTCAGTCGGCTTCATGTTCAACCGTGTCGGCGAAATCGTCTATCCGATCGACAAGGCCGATGCTGACGAAATCTTCGAAGCAGCCCTTGAAGCAGGTGCTGCGAATGCGGAGTCCGATGATCAGAACCACGTCATCGATACCGAGATCGAAGACCTTAACGCTGTGCGCGAAGCCCTGACCGAGAAATTCGGCGATCCGGAAAGCGCAAAGCTGGTCTTCCGTGCCACCACCGAAGCCGACATTTCGGTCGAACAGGCGCAAAGCATCATGAAACTTGTCGATGTGCTTGAAGATAACGACGACGTCCAGAATGTCTGGACCAACGTTAACTGGACCGACGAAATCGTCGCTGGTCTCGATAACTAA
- the ruvC gene encoding crossover junction endodeoxyribonuclease RuvC, with protein sequence MAGVLYLEPAFLGDVVVRVLGIDPGLQRTGWGVIDLDNNRMRHVANGVVTSTQSLTLAERLDQLHTGLIEVIRIWTPDEAAVEETFVNKNPVSTLKLGQARGVALLAPARSGIPVTEYTPNAVKKTVVGAGHAAKQQVEMMVSTLLPGCDIAGPDAADALAVAICHAQHAGNRSLANSMAAHPTRNGRKYR encoded by the coding sequence ATGGCGGGTGTTTTGTATCTGGAACCCGCTTTTTTGGGGGATGTAGTGGTCAGAGTGCTCGGGATTGATCCCGGTCTGCAACGAACCGGTTGGGGCGTCATTGACCTCGATAACAATCGTATGCGCCATGTTGCCAATGGCGTGGTGACGTCCACCCAGTCATTGACCCTTGCCGAACGCCTTGATCAACTGCACACCGGCCTGATCGAAGTGATCCGGATCTGGACACCCGACGAGGCCGCAGTTGAAGAAACGTTCGTCAATAAAAACCCGGTTTCGACCCTGAAACTGGGGCAGGCGCGTGGTGTTGCACTGCTTGCACCGGCGCGCAGTGGCATTCCGGTAACGGAATATACACCCAATGCCGTCAAAAAGACTGTGGTTGGTGCCGGTCATGCTGCCAAACAGCAGGTCGAAATGATGGTTTCAACCCTGCTGCCGGGATGTGACATTGCCGGGCCGGACGCCGCAGATGCTCTTGCGGTTGCCATATGCCACGCGCAACATGCCGGGAACCGGTCGCTGGCCAATTCGATGGCAGCACACCCAACACGAAACGGGAGAAAATACAGGTGA
- the ruvA gene encoding Holliday junction branch migration protein RuvA encodes MIAKLRGIVDFIGEDSVIIDVNGVGYLVFASRRTLSMLPPKGGDAGLMIETHVREDHINLYGFADNAEKQWFALLTTVQGVGAKVALALLSVLTPTDLLRALAAQDTTALCRAPGIGPKVATRIVGELKDKAAKLNLGPVAAPAAPAVEDAKPAAKSKKSAKATKDVSIDTAPAEPVVDDSVVLADAVSALVNLGYGRSEAFGAVGKAAQQAGDDKSIDTLIRLGLKELSA; translated from the coding sequence GTGATCGCCAAACTGCGCGGAATTGTGGATTTCATCGGCGAAGACAGCGTCATTATCGATGTCAACGGCGTGGGCTATCTGGTTTTTGCCTCGCGCCGCACGCTTTCGATGCTGCCGCCCAAGGGCGGCGATGCCGGCCTGATGATCGAAACCCACGTTCGCGAAGATCACATTAATCTCTATGGCTTTGCCGATAACGCCGAAAAGCAATGGTTTGCGTTGCTCACCACCGTTCAGGGTGTTGGCGCCAAGGTTGCACTTGCCCTGTTGTCGGTTCTGACGCCCACTGATCTTTTGCGCGCATTGGCCGCCCAGGATACCACGGCCCTTTGCCGCGCACCGGGAATCGGCCCCAAGGTCGCAACCCGTATTGTTGGCGAACTGAAAGACAAGGCCGCAAAACTGAACCTTGGCCCGGTTGCGGCCCCGGCGGCTCCCGCCGTCGAAGATGCAAAACCAGCCGCAAAATCAAAGAAATCAGCCAAGGCCACCAAAGATGTGAGCATCGACACAGCGCCAGCCGAACCGGTTGTAGATGATAGCGTCGTTTTGGCAGACGCGGTATCGGCATTGGTCAATCTTGGCTATGGCCGGTCCGAGGCATTTGGTGCGGTGGGCAAGGCCGCCCAGCAGGCGGGCGACGACAAGTCGATCGATACCCTGATCCGTCTGGGACTAAAGGAGCTTAGCGCGTGA
- the ruvB gene encoding Holliday junction branch migration DNA helicase RuvB yields the protein MSEEEDRLLSGERREEDHQDGSLRPRRLDDFTGQKEVRENLDVFIKAASAREEAMDHVLFFGPPGLGKTTLSQIVASELGVGFRATSGPVIAKAGDLAALLTNLQPRDVLFIDEIHRLNPAVEEILYPAMEDFQLDLIIGEGPAARSVRIDLPPFTLVGATTRSGLLTTPLRDRFGIPLRLRFYEPEELVSIVARGARLLNFDMTEEGAMEIARRSRGTPRIAGRLLRRVRDFAAVAEKSPVDKFIADAALTRLEVDNLGLDSQDRRYLNCIASNYGGGPVGVDTLAAALSEERDTIEDVIEPYLLQQGLIQRTPRGRMLGVKGFKHLGLTPPRQAGGMPLSDLFDGQAGEES from the coding sequence GTGAGCGAAGAAGAAGACCGTCTGCTCAGTGGTGAACGCCGCGAAGAAGATCATCAGGATGGATCGCTGCGTCCCCGTCGGCTTGACGATTTTACCGGCCAGAAAGAAGTCCGTGAAAACCTTGATGTCTTCATCAAGGCTGCCAGTGCGCGCGAAGAAGCCATGGACCATGTCCTGTTCTTTGGCCCACCGGGACTTGGCAAAACCACGCTTTCGCAAATCGTTGCCAGTGAACTCGGTGTTGGCTTTCGCGCAACATCCGGCCCGGTGATTGCCAAGGCCGGTGACCTTGCAGCCCTTCTGACCAATCTTCAGCCGCGCGATGTTTTGTTCATTGATGAAATCCATCGCCTGAACCCGGCGGTGGAGGAAATCCTCTATCCGGCAATGGAAGACTTCCAGCTTGATCTGATCATCGGTGAAGGTCCTGCTGCGCGCTCTGTGCGGATTGATTTGCCGCCCTTTACGCTTGTGGGTGCCACCACGCGTTCGGGTCTTTTGACCACGCCGCTCCGTGATCGTTTCGGTATTCCGCTTAGGTTGCGTTTTTATGAGCCCGAAGAACTGGTCAGCATCGTTGCCCGTGGTGCGCGGCTTTTGAATTTCGACATGACCGAAGAAGGCGCGATGGAAATTGCCCGTCGGTCACGCGGCACCCCGCGTATCGCCGGTCGTCTGTTGCGCCGTGTGCGTGACTTTGCCGCCGTGGCTGAAAAATCGCCGGTCGACAAATTCATTGCCGACGCGGCCCTGACCCGGCTTGAGGTCGATAACCTTGGCCTCGATAGCCAGGATCGCCGTTACCTTAATTGTATCGCCAGCAACTATGGCGGTGGTCCGGTCGGTGTCGACACATTGGCCGCCGCCCTGTCCGAAGAACGCGATACCATCGAAGACGTAATCGAACCTTATCTACTGCAACAGGGCCTGATCCAGCGCACCCCGCGCGGGCGCATGCTGGGTGTTAAGGGCTTTAAGCACCTTGGTCTGACCCCGCCACGCCAGGCGGGCGGGATGCCGCTTTCCGATCTGTTTGACGGGCAGGCGGGGGAAGAATCCTGA
- a CDS encoding YbgC/FadM family acyl-CoA thioesterase, which yields MAQHDHDAILGRFEGKRHIYPLIVYYENTDAGGVVYHANYLAFAERARSAMLNLLGFTNRNIAERHKVAIAVRQCTLDFRRPALLEDRITVESRVIKVGGASLGFEQKIMRGDDELVVIEIYLACMSLEELRAQRLPDELRTVFNSCLDVTKD from the coding sequence ATGGCCCAACATGATCACGACGCCATTCTTGGCCGCTTCGAAGGCAAGCGGCATATCTATCCGCTGATTGTCTATTACGAGAACACCGATGCCGGTGGCGTTGTCTATCACGCCAACTATTTGGCATTCGCCGAACGGGCACGTTCAGCGATGCTTAACCTGTTGGGCTTTACCAATCGAAATATTGCAGAACGCCACAAAGTTGCCATAGCCGTTCGACAGTGTACGCTCGACTTTCGACGTCCGGCACTTTTGGAAGACCGTATTACGGTCGAAAGCCGGGTGATCAAGGTTGGGGGCGCATCGCTTGGTTTTGAACAAAAGATTATGCGGGGCGACGACGAACTGGTGGTGATCGAGATTTATCTCGCCTGCATGTCGTTGGAAGAACTTCGGGCACAACGTCTGCCCGACGAACTAAGAACAGTATTTAATAGTTGTCTTGATGTGACAAAGGACTGA
- the tolQ gene encoding protein TolQ produces the protein MENQVVDAVTLGQSVMAHDMSLWGLFMQAGLVVKTVMIGLLLASVWVWAIVFEKILRLRKLRAQANTFEEAFWSGGSLEDLYDRIADKPRDPMSAIFVSAMREWRRSNAKGVHGDTMRARLQQRLEKSMEITLGREMDRVERYMTFLASVGSTAPFVGLFGTVWGIMVSFQSIAASKNTSLAVVAPGIAEALFATAMGLVAAIPAVVAYNKISSDLNRYSNRLEAFVDEFSSILSRQLDDTRD, from the coding sequence ATGGAAAATCAAGTGGTCGACGCGGTAACGCTGGGGCAGTCGGTCATGGCACATGATATGTCTCTTTGGGGACTTTTCATGCAGGCTGGGCTGGTCGTCAAAACAGTGATGATCGGTCTTTTGCTGGCTTCTGTCTGGGTTTGGGCGATTGTCTTCGAGAAAATCCTGCGACTGCGCAAACTGCGCGCCCAGGCAAATACCTTCGAAGAAGCCTTCTGGTCGGGTGGATCACTTGAAGATCTGTATGATCGCATCGCTGACAAGCCGCGCGATCCGATGTCAGCCATCTTTGTTTCGGCCATGCGTGAATGGCGTCGTTCGAACGCAAAGGGTGTCCATGGTGACACCATGCGTGCCCGCCTTCAGCAACGCCTTGAAAAATCGATGGAAATTACCCTTGGTCGTGAAATGGACCGGGTGGAACGGTATATGACCTTCCTGGCATCTGTTGGTTCGACCGCACCGTTTGTTGGTCTGTTCGGCACGGTCTGGGGCATCATGGTTTCGTTCCAGTCGATCGCGGCATCAAAAAATACCTCGCTTGCGGTTGTCGCACCGGGTATTGCCGAGGCCCTTTTTGCAACGGCCATGGGCCTTGTTGCTGCGATCCCGGCTGTGGTTGCCTATAACAAGATTTCCAGCGACCTGAACCGTTACAGCAACCGCCTCGAAGCTTTCGTGGACGAGTTCTCCTCGATCCTTTCGCGCCAACTTGACGACACGAGAGACTGA
- the tolR gene encoding protein TolR has translation MGAQLAKSGGGRRRGRRSNRRAAMSDINVTPMVDVMLVLLVIFMVAAPLMTVGVEVDLPETSAAPMTGQDEPLVVSVSAEGTIYIMDSEIAQDTLTEKLAAITDNKADTRIFVRGDKTIDYGRVMEVMGLIKDAGFTKVALIAELPAKGS, from the coding sequence ATGGGCGCACAGCTTGCCAAATCAGGCGGAGGACGCCGTCGAGGTCGCCGGAGTAACCGGCGGGCGGCGATGAGTGACATCAACGTCACTCCGATGGTCGACGTCATGCTGGTGTTGCTGGTGATCTTCATGGTTGCTGCACCCCTGATGACGGTCGGGGTCGAAGTTGATCTGCCGGAAACCAGTGCCGCACCGATGACCGGTCAGGATGAGCCGCTGGTGGTGTCGGTTTCTGCCGAGGGCACGATCTACATCATGGATAGCGAAATCGCGCAGGACACCCTGACCGAAAAGCTTGCCGCCATTACCGACAACAAGGCCGATACCCGCATCTTTGTCCGCGGGGACAAGACAATTGATTATGGCCGTGTGATGGAAGTCATGGGCCTGATCAAGGATGCCGGTTTCACCAAAGTCGCCCTGATCGCCGAATTGCCGGCAAAGGGTTCGTAA
- a CDS encoding energy transducer TonB — translation MLRYALISLGLHAVLFLVAWLGLPDLFDETPLELQSISVEVVTVDEFSAAPTKALPKPEPKEEPKPKPTPKPEPKPEPKPEPKPEPKPEPKPEPKPEPKPTPKPEPVPTPDVKKEPEPKPEPTELAAVKPESKPTPPKPEPVKKPEPKKEEPKKRDLMSVLKDVSKLKETAEATPEQQPDETPEENASEVVATRLDANLTMSELDAVKRQIEKCWSPPAGAKEAGNFAVEIHVSANPDGTVRLARISNLNEIQGDTSRRTIAESALRAVLNPQCSPLKLPLDKYEMWRTFTFNFDMREMLGL, via the coding sequence ATGCTGCGTTACGCTCTCATATCGCTTGGTCTGCACGCTGTCCTGTTTCTGGTGGCGTGGCTTGGGCTGCCCGATCTGTTTGATGAAACACCGTTGGAATTGCAGTCCATTTCGGTTGAAGTCGTGACAGTGGACGAATTTTCCGCGGCCCCGACCAAGGCTTTGCCAAAACCGGAACCCAAAGAGGAACCGAAACCAAAGCCGACCCCGAAACCGGAGCCAAAGCCGGAACCCAAGCCTGAGCCGAAGCCCGAACCAAAACCGGAGCCCAAGCCAGAGCCGAAGCCTGAGCCAAAACCGACACCAAAGCCGGAACCGGTTCCGACGCCAGACGTTAAAAAAGAGCCGGAGCCGAAACCGGAGCCGACTGAGCTTGCCGCAGTAAAGCCGGAATCCAAGCCGACCCCGCCGAAACCGGAACCGGTCAAAAAGCCGGAGCCGAAAAAGGAAGAGCCGAAGAAACGCGATCTCATGAGCGTTCTTAAGGATGTCAGCAAACTTAAGGAAACGGCAGAAGCCACACCAGAACAACAGCCAGACGAAACGCCGGAAGAAAATGCCAGCGAGGTTGTGGCGACCAGGCTTGATGCCAATCTGACCATGAGCGAGCTTGATGCCGTAAAACGTCAGATCGAAAAATGCTGGAGCCCCCCGGCCGGGGCCAAGGAAGCGGGCAACTTTGCAGTTGAAATTCATGTCAGCGCAAACCCGGACGGAACCGTCCGTTTGGCGCGGATTAGCAATCTGAACGAAATCCAGGGTGACACTTCCCGCCGTACGATTGCAGAAAGTGCGCTTCGAGCAGTGCTAAATCCGCAATGCAGTCCTCTAAAACTGCCGCTGGATAAATACGAAATGTGGCGCACATTCACGTTCAATTTTGACATGCGTGAAATGCTGGGCCTTTAA